The following are from one region of the Candidatus Acidulodesulfobacterium ferriphilum genome:
- a CDS encoding UDP-N-acetylmuramate--L-alanine ligase → MKNGVKRVHLIGIGGSGMSGIAEVLINSGYAVTGSDIEYSKTIEKIESIGGKVFIGHNPENLADSEVVVYSTAIQDDNVELLYAKNKKLTVLRRAEMLAELLSLKKGIAIAGSHGKTTTTSMVSNIFGEAGLDPTFVVGGKVFGMGMHSKVGKGDFMVVEADESDGSFLKLKPDYCVVTNIDYEHLCYYGDIENLKSAFKDFINNTPFFGFAVLCADNRLLRSIFPEINKKYFTYGIEQKADYYALNIAIEKDSSVFDAYSKGKFIGKFNLSVPGIHNVSNALAAITLAVESGIKTAYIQKALKNFHGVERRFQIKKEDDRLIIVDDYAHHPVEITATLKAAKNWNRHIVAVFQPHRYSRMKNLMEDFASSLKIADAVMITDVYSAGESEIEGASSFALSEKMRCAGYKNVYYVPDKKDITSNLKTILKGGEMVIFLGAGDITKSCDEFLYNSKDKPGKVKVKSKNVKQDRQPSSQLANLILKQS, encoded by the coding sequence ATGAAAAACGGCGTCAAAAGGGTTCACCTTATCGGAATTGGCGGTTCAGGTATGAGCGGCATTGCGGAAGTTCTTATCAATTCGGGTTATGCGGTTACCGGTTCGGATATCGAGTATAGCAAGACTATCGAAAAGATAGAATCCATTGGCGGTAAAGTCTTCATTGGCCACAATCCTGAAAACTTGGCGGATTCGGAAGTGGTTGTCTATTCTACGGCTATTCAAGACGATAATGTCGAGCTTTTGTATGCGAAAAATAAGAAACTTACGGTTTTAAGGCGCGCAGAGATGCTTGCCGAGCTCCTATCCTTAAAAAAGGGTATAGCTATTGCGGGTTCTCACGGGAAAACAACGACAACATCGATGGTATCCAATATATTCGGTGAAGCAGGGCTTGATCCGACTTTTGTCGTCGGGGGAAAGGTCTTTGGAATGGGTATGCATTCAAAGGTTGGGAAGGGTGATTTTATGGTCGTAGAGGCTGATGAGAGCGACGGTTCATTTTTAAAGCTTAAGCCCGATTATTGCGTTGTCACGAACATTGATTATGAGCATCTGTGCTATTACGGCGATATAGAAAATTTAAAATCAGCTTTTAAAGACTTTATTAATAATACGCCCTTTTTTGGTTTTGCCGTGCTATGCGCGGACAACCGCTTGCTAAGGTCTATTTTCCCCGAAATAAATAAAAAGTATTTTACTTACGGAATCGAACAAAAAGCTGATTACTACGCTCTGAATATTGCTATCGAGAAAGATTCATCGGTTTTTGATGCTTATTCAAAAGGGAAATTCATAGGAAAATTTAACTTATCCGTTCCGGGGATTCATAATGTTTCAAATGCCCTTGCAGCAATAACCTTAGCCGTGGAGTCGGGAATAAAGACGGCATATATTCAAAAGGCTTTAAAGAATTTTCATGGAGTCGAAAGAAGGTTTCAGATTAAAAAAGAAGACGACAGACTGATAATAGTAGATGATTATGCCCATCACCCTGTTGAAATTACGGCTACACTCAAGGCTGCCAAAAATTGGAACAGGCATATCGTTGCCGTTTTTCAGCCTCATAGATATTCAAGAATGAAGAATTTAATGGAAGACTTTGCATCCTCTCTCAAAATCGCCGATGCCGTTATGATAACCGATGTTTATTCGGCAGGAGAAAGCGAAATAGAAGGGGCGTCATCTTTTGCCTTAAGTGAAAAGATGCGCTGCGCCGGTTATAAAAATGTTTATTATGTTCCCGATAAGAAGGATATAACATCTAATTTGAAAACCATTTTAAAAGGCGGGGAAATGGTAATATTTTTGGGAGCAGGCGATATAACAAAGAGTTGCGATGAATTTTTGTACAATAGCAAAGATAAACCAGGTAAGGTTAAAGTTAAATCTAAAAATGTTAAACAGGACAGACAGCCGTCTTCTCAATTGGCTAATCTTATTTTAAAACAATCATGA
- a CDS encoding phospho-N-acetylmuramoyl-pentapeptide-transferase, protein MISLNPNFFRYITFRASYAIILSLILSIAFGNIFIKMLKKMKVSQIVREDGPKSHITEKKDIPTMGGLLILFSVIIPVLLLTKLYNFYLYTGLFTLFSFGLIGFADDFLKLKGRSSRGLKGKYKFTMQSLTALFISTALYIHDESLGMVIIPFVKDYYLNLGPYFILFASFIIVGTSNAVNLTDGLDGLAIGIFAISIAGYLIFSYASSNYKFANYLSIPYIKNIGEVVILCAALLGASIGFLWFNSYPASVFMGDAGSIPLGAILGYVSIVSRQEILLVIIGFVFVLEALSVIFQVGSYKLRKKRIFKMAPIHHHFEMEGVPEPKIVIRLWIISLILTIFALSTLKLRIF, encoded by the coding sequence ATGATAAGTTTAAATCCGAATTTTTTTAGATATATTACATTCAGAGCATCTTATGCGATAATTTTATCTTTAATCTTATCTATCGCGTTCGGAAATATATTTATTAAAATGTTAAAAAAGATGAAGGTTTCCCAGATTGTCAGGGAAGACGGTCCAAAATCCCATATAACGGAAAAAAAAGATATTCCGACCATGGGAGGTCTTTTAATTTTATTCAGCGTGATAATACCTGTATTGCTGCTTACTAAACTTTACAACTTTTATCTCTACACGGGTTTATTTACGCTTTTTAGTTTTGGACTTATCGGTTTTGCGGACGATTTCTTGAAACTCAAGGGGCGTTCTTCGAGAGGGCTGAAGGGTAAATATAAGTTTACGATGCAAAGCTTAACGGCGCTTTTTATCTCCACCGCTTTATACATCCATGACGAATCTTTAGGCATGGTTATTATACCCTTTGTTAAGGATTATTATCTTAATTTAGGTCCATATTTTATTTTATTTGCATCGTTTATCATCGTGGGCACTTCTAATGCGGTTAATCTGACCGACGGACTTGACGGGCTTGCCATAGGTATTTTCGCAATTTCCATAGCAGGCTACCTTATATTTTCTTATGCAAGTTCAAATTATAAATTTGCAAACTATTTGTCCATACCATATATAAAAAATATAGGAGAAGTGGTTATTCTATGCGCCGCTCTGTTGGGAGCATCCATTGGGTTTCTCTGGTTTAACAGTTATCCCGCATCCGTTTTTATGGGGGATGCAGGTTCAATACCCTTAGGCGCTATTTTGGGTTATGTATCTATAGTTTCAAGGCAGGAGATACTTCTTGTTATAATAGGATTTGTATTTGTATTAGAGGCTTTAAGCGTAATCTTTCAAGTCGGTTCCTATAAGCTTAGAAAAAAGAGGATATTTAAGATGGCTCCTATTCATCATCATTTTGAGATGGAAGGCGTGCCGGAGCCAAAGATAGTAATAAGGCTCTGGATTATATCCTTAATATTAACCATATTTGCTCTTTCAACCTTAAAGTTGAGGATTTTTTAA
- the murD gene encoding UDP-N-acetylmuramoyl-L-alanine--D-glutamate ligase translates to MNTLILGYGKTGRAVYDYLNNQTNPGSLDRVFVYDDVLTDNKINALNKAADLKAHKNAVFFNKTNYKVFMEKYCRDISRCIASPGIERNHNVISKLKKYNIPVYSEIEFAYKMLNSKEHKEAAKIIAITGTNGKTTTTTLCEKAINKAGLSKTTFVGGNLGVPFISGVKDFNDFILEISSFQLEWVYDFKPDIAVLLNVEDDHLDRYENFDEYRLTKYKLFKNLKQTDAAILNYDDYNSRILKGVVGSKAILFGLDENKCDAYFKEDAIHLRFKDITGFDATIPLKNVKDKRRFVIYDMLAAACSLALFGVSPEDIASACAEYELLKHRVEYIGSVGDIEFYDDSKATNPAAVVSALKSLSETGEGDKDIVLILGGKDKGFNYECLIQPIKNSVKACVLIGETKNIIKDTLNGYVPLFMAGDMECAVKESFLYLINDRKRVNKGIVLLSPASSSFDMFKDYNERGDVFKKCYEGLKEEA, encoded by the coding sequence ATGAACACGCTAATCTTAGGCTACGGCAAAACAGGAAGGGCTGTTTACGATTATCTTAACAACCAAACAAATCCCGGTTCTTTAGACAGGGTATTTGTATATGACGATGTTCTGACAGACAATAAGATTAACGCTTTAAATAAAGCGGCGGATTTGAAAGCCCATAAAAACGCCGTATTTTTTAATAAAACTAATTATAAAGTTTTTATGGAAAAATATTGCAGGGATATAAGCAGGTGTATAGCGAGTCCGGGGATAGAAAGAAATCATAATGTGATTTCAAAACTTAAAAAATATAATATTCCTGTTTATAGCGAAATTGAATTTGCCTATAAAATGTTAAATTCAAAAGAACATAAAGAAGCGGCAAAAATTATTGCCATTACGGGGACAAATGGAAAAACTACAACAACCACCCTTTGCGAGAAGGCTATTAACAAGGCAGGTTTAAGCAAAACAACATTTGTCGGCGGGAATCTCGGTGTTCCTTTTATTTCGGGCGTAAAAGATTTTAATGATTTTATTCTTGAGATTTCAAGTTTCCAGCTTGAATGGGTTTACGACTTTAAACCAGACATTGCGGTTTTACTTAATGTGGAAGACGACCATTTAGACAGATATGAAAATTTTGACGAATACAGGCTTACGAAATATAAACTCTTTAAAAATCTTAAGCAAACCGACGCCGCTATTTTAAATTATGACGATTATAATTCAAGAATTTTAAAAGGCGTCGTCGGTTCTAAAGCTATTTTGTTCGGGTTAGATGAAAATAAATGCGACGCATATTTTAAGGAAGATGCGATTCACTTAAGGTTTAAGGATATTACCGGCTTTGACGCTACAATACCGTTAAAAAATGTAAAGGATAAAAGAAGGTTCGTTATTTATGATATGCTTGCCGCTGCCTGCTCTTTGGCTTTATTCGGCGTTTCGCCGGAGGATATTGCCTCGGCCTGCGCCGAATATGAACTTTTAAAGCATCGGGTTGAATATATCGGCAGCGTCGGAGATATAGAATTTTATGACGATTCCAAGGCGACAAATCCCGCGGCGGTCGTAAGCGCCCTTAAATCGCTTAGCGAAACCGGCGAAGGCGATAAGGATATAGTTCTTATATTAGGAGGGAAGGATAAAGGATTTAATTATGAATGCTTAATTCAACCTATAAAAAATAGCGTCAAGGCATGCGTTTTAATCGGGGAAACAAAAAATATTATAAAGGATACGCTTAACGGCTATGTCCCGCTGTTCATGGCAGGCGATATGGAATGCGCCGTTAAAGAATCATTCCTTTATTTAATAAACGATCGTAAGCGGGTAAACAAGGGAATCGTTTTGCTTTCACCGGCCTCTTCCAGTTTTGATATGTTTAAGGATTACAACGAAAGAGGAGATGTATTTAAAAAATGCTATGAGGGTTTGAAAGAAGAGGCATAG
- a CDS encoding UDP-N-acetylmuramoyl-L-alanyl-D-glutamate--2,6-diaminopimelate ligase, with translation MKLKDIIKDNDLNIAVEGRNDIDILGISNDSRKVKSGYIFAARKGVNINSNIYISGAVSNGAVAILTDEEGYEKEIRDKNMGVTIIIAQDALKAYAIISRNFFKHPGQKINVTCVTGTNGKTTTTFLIKSILMNAKNNAGLIGTIYYETSGSAVNSGNTTPDAYELNGMLSDMVNSGAKYCVMEVSSHSLIQDRIYGVPCDVAVFTNLTRDHLDYHKDMENYYSAKKKLFSEILLKSNKPKKFAVINNDDFYGKRLIKELKDGLRDYTTFKNRQEGGIGIVTYGMEKDSDIFAQDISYSKDGLKFNVILPSGQERLEISSKLIGSYNVYNILAACGAAYALSIPCNFIAEGVKTLLNVPGRVEKVNTCNAETPLICVDYAHTDDALKRVLSALRNISGGRLISVFGCGGDRDKGKRPLMGKHSTDIADITIITSDNPRSEEPLKIAKEIEIGVENAIFIDFLNVDLQELKNKLKNVRNNHIYTIIKDRSAAIKMALSISTVGDTVLIAGKGHEDYMIVEGNKYHFSDKEEVLKFYENRI, from the coding sequence ATGAAGCTTAAGGATATTATAAAAGATAATGATTTAAATATTGCCGTAGAAGGAAGAAATGACATAGATATTCTGGGGATATCGAATGATTCCCGCAAGGTAAAAAGCGGATATATATTCGCCGCGAGAAAAGGGGTAAACATTAACTCTAATATTTACATATCAGGGGCGGTTTCCAACGGAGCTGTCGCAATATTAACCGATGAAGAGGGTTACGAAAAAGAAATCAGGGATAAAAATATGGGGGTAACAATAATAATTGCGCAGGATGCCTTGAAGGCTTATGCTATTATTTCCAGAAACTTTTTTAAACATCCTGGTCAAAAAATAAATGTTACCTGTGTTACGGGAACAAACGGAAAAACAACAACGACATTTTTAATAAAATCTATTTTAATGAACGCTAAAAACAATGCAGGGTTAATAGGAACAATATATTATGAAACCTCCGGCAGTGCGGTAAACTCAGGCAATACGACGCCGGACGCTTACGAATTAAACGGGATGCTGAGCGATATGGTTAATTCCGGCGCAAAATATTGCGTAATGGAGGTATCTTCTCATAGCCTTATTCAGGACAGGATTTACGGAGTTCCCTGCGATGTTGCCGTTTTTACTAATCTAACCCGCGACCATCTTGATTACCATAAAGATATGGAAAACTATTACTCAGCGAAAAAAAAGTTATTTTCGGAAATACTCTTAAAAAGTAATAAGCCAAAAAAATTCGCCGTGATAAATAACGATGATTTTTATGGAAAAAGGTTAATAAAGGAATTAAAAGACGGGTTGAGGGATTATACCACTTTTAAAAACAGGCAGGAAGGCGGCATAGGCATAGTAACTTACGGCATGGAAAAAGACAGCGATATATTTGCGCAAGACATATCGTATTCTAAAGACGGATTAAAATTTAATGTTATTTTACCGTCAGGGCAGGAAAGATTAGAAATTTCTTCAAAACTTATAGGAAGTTATAATGTCTATAATATTCTTGCCGCATGTGGTGCGGCGTACGCTCTTTCTATTCCCTGCAATTTTATAGCGGAGGGCGTAAAAACTCTGCTCAATGTTCCGGGCAGGGTCGAAAAGGTAAATACCTGCAATGCCGAAACTCCTTTAATATGCGTAGATTATGCCCATACCGACGACGCGCTTAAAAGGGTTTTATCCGCCTTAAGAAATATTAGCGGCGGCAGGTTAATAAGCGTTTTTGGGTGCGGCGGGGACAGGGATAAAGGGAAAAGGCCGCTCATGGGCAAACATTCCACGGATATTGCCGATATTACCATAATTACATCCGATAACCCAAGAAGTGAGGAGCCGCTGAAGATTGCGAAAGAAATAGAAATTGGGGTAGAAAATGCAATATTTATCGATTTTTTAAATGTGGATTTGCAAGAACTTAAAAACAAACTTAAAAATGTCCGAAATAACCATATTTACACGATTATCAAAGACAGGTCTGCCGCAATAAAAATGGCCCTTTCTATTTCAACGGTGGGCGATACAGTTTTGATAGCGGGAAAGGGGCACGAAGATTATATGATAGTAGAAGGAAACAAATACCATTTTAGCGATAAAGAAGAAGTATTAAAATTTTATGAAAATAGAATATAA
- the ftsW gene encoding putative lipid II flippase FtsW has product MINYGKVFIRKYDITLFLTTIILIALGLIMVYSTSAMASIVEYGISYHFIIRQIIYVIISVFFIGFLMRNDYHNLKSFYGIILFLIIISMFLVFVPHIGLSAGGSRRWINLRIFNIEPSEFLKIIFIVYLANFLEKKKDILDNNRYSLMFISPFIFMGFLDILLLKEPDFGTASILFFITIIMLFAGGISLLYLIFTLLFGAAASYFLIFTVTYRRDRILAFLHPFHDKTGIGFQIIQSMYAFARGGLYGVGLGNGKEKLFFLPTPYSDFVFSTVGEELGFIGVIFFILLYLILAYRGLKIAINAPDLFGTYLAYGFTSLIVLSAFINIGVVLGFLPTKGLALPFISYGGSSMLASCIAIGILLNISSQSVKRKNI; this is encoded by the coding sequence ATGATTAATTACGGAAAGGTATTTATAAGGAAATATGATATAACTTTATTTTTAACGACGATAATACTTATAGCGCTGGGTCTTATTATGGTCTATTCCACAAGTGCAATGGCTTCGATTGTGGAATACGGCATAAGCTATCATTTTATAATAAGGCAGATAATATATGTTATTATATCTGTATTTTTTATCGGTTTTTTAATGAGAAACGATTATCATAATTTAAAATCATTTTACGGCATCATTCTATTTTTAATAATAATTTCGATGTTTTTGGTGTTTGTTCCGCATATAGGGCTTAGCGCTGGCGGTTCCAGGCGGTGGATAAATTTAAGGATTTTCAACATCGAGCCTTCGGAATTTTTAAAAATTATTTTTATCGTATATTTGGCTAATTTCCTTGAGAAAAAAAAGGATATATTAGATAATAATCGGTATTCGCTGATGTTTATAAGCCCATTTATATTTATGGGTTTTTTAGATATTTTGCTTTTAAAAGAACCCGATTTCGGAACGGCGTCTATTTTGTTTTTTATTACTATTATCATGTTGTTTGCAGGTGGAATCTCTTTGCTGTACCTTATTTTTACTCTCCTGTTCGGAGCGGCGGCATCATATTTTCTTATTTTTACCGTGACATACAGGAGAGACAGGATACTTGCATTCCTCCATCCTTTTCATGATAAGACAGGTATAGGTTTTCAGATTATACAATCGATGTATGCATTTGCAAGAGGCGGATTATATGGCGTCGGGCTGGGAAACGGCAAGGAAAAACTGTTTTTTCTACCCACCCCTTATTCGGATTTTGTCTTTTCGACGGTGGGAGAAGAGCTTGGATTTATCGGAGTTATTTTTTTTATTTTACTTTATTTGATTTTAGCATACAGGGGGCTGAAAATTGCAATAAACGCGCCGGATTTATTCGGGACATATCTTGCTTACGGATTTACTTCCCTTATTGTTTTAAGCGCTTTTATAAATATCGGCGTGGTTCTTGGTTTTTTGCCGACCAAAGGGCTTGCCCTGCCGTTTATCAGCTATGGCGGAAGTTCTATGCTGGCTTCATGTATTGCGATCGGTATTCTGCTTAATATATCTTCGCAAAGCGTTAAAAGGAAAAATATATAG
- the murG gene encoding undecaprenyldiphospho-muramoylpentapeptide beta-N-acetylglucosaminyltransferase produces MNIVIAGGGTGGHLFPGIAVYEKLKSVDPDTKVYFIGTERGIENRLKDDYNFELFTINVKGFSGKSFMNKIQSVKGLFKAAKDISAIYDRVKPEFVLGLGGYISFMPLVMAKLRGIRSGVMEQNAMPGLSNKILGLLGVTIFASFFETKKYLPFSKVIVTGNPVRKNILDLADIGARDVSKDEAKKDFSLFIFGGSQGASSLNKAVISMLPLLNKDILNSLTIFHQTGDKDYESVKGFYNDGGIPIKKSEIFPFTKNIEHYYTGSDIVISRSGAGTLSELIALRKPAILVPYPYAAKNHQEKNASVFSKKGCFYTVKDDKNLSKELLQTINKIFYNRKLLDNMYNNLKKIDIEDSALNITGIILNKK; encoded by the coding sequence ATGAACATCGTAATAGCAGGGGGAGGTACAGGGGGGCATTTATTTCCAGGCATTGCGGTTTATGAAAAATTAAAAAGCGTTGACCCCGATACTAAGGTTTATTTTATAGGAACGGAAAGAGGAATCGAAAATAGGCTTAAAGATGATTATAATTTTGAATTATTTACGATAAATGTTAAAGGATTTTCGGGAAAAAGTTTTATGAATAAAATACAATCGGTAAAGGGGCTTTTTAAGGCCGCAAAAGATATAAGCGCAATTTATGATAGAGTAAAGCCTGAATTTGTTTTGGGCTTAGGCGGCTACATATCTTTTATGCCGCTCGTTATGGCAAAATTAAGGGGAATAAGGAGCGGGGTTATGGAGCAAAATGCTATGCCCGGACTTTCCAATAAGATACTGGGATTACTTGGCGTAACCATTTTTGCCTCTTTCTTCGAGACAAAAAAATATTTGCCGTTTTCCAAGGTTATCGTTACGGGAAACCCTGTTAGAAAAAATATTTTAGATTTAGCAGATATAGGGGCAAGGGATGTTTCTAAAGATGAAGCCAAAAAGGATTTTTCACTTTTTATTTTTGGCGGCTCGCAGGGCGCTTCCTCTCTTAATAAGGCGGTTATAAGCATGCTGCCGCTGCTTAATAAGGACATTTTGAACAGCTTGACGATATTCCATCAAACCGGCGATAAGGATTATGAATCGGTTAAGGGTTTTTATAATGACGGCGGAATCCCCATAAAAAAATCCGAAATTTTTCCTTTTACGAAGAATATAGAACATTACTATACGGGAAGCGATATCGTAATATCCCGTTCCGGAGCGGGAACTTTATCGGAGTTGATTGCGCTAAGGAAGCCTGCAATTTTAGTGCCTTATCCATATGCCGCCAAAAACCATCAGGAGAAAAATGCATCGGTTTTTTCAAAAAAGGGCTGTTTTTATACCGTAAAAGACGATAAAAATCTTTCAAAAGAATTATTACAAACCATTAATAAAATATTTTATAATAGAAAATTATTAGATAATATGTATAATAATCTAAAAAAAATAGACATTGAAGACTCTGCTTTAAATATAACAGGTATAATTTTGAACAAAAAATAA
- the murB gene encoding UDP-N-acetylmuramate dehydrogenase, which translates to MNNLDNINIVNGLRENGVEFIENEPMSLYTSIKIGGKCDIIIFPKDEQELFFIIRLLKENSRNYIIIGRGTNTLFKDARISFPVISFKKGFRHIKEIDYPAEKKDNSKISLRAGSGVALSQVLNYAVKNCLSGCEFFFGIPGTLGGAVRMNAGSKESVAGNIVEGIEIITKEGIKLNIEKKDLQFSYRNLDVNGVGEGYFITGVTLSLNRSDKSKIADNINLFKERKLRQPLGEYSLGCIFKNPEGDSAGKIIEEIGFKGFSNGDAAVSDKHANFIINKGMASAEDILELIKNIQKTALLRKGIKLSTEIKII; encoded by the coding sequence ATGAATAATTTAGATAACATAAACATAGTAAACGGTTTAAGAGAAAATGGCGTAGAGTTCATCGAAAATGAACCCATGTCTTTATATACTTCAATCAAAATAGGCGGAAAATGCGATATAATCATTTTTCCAAAAGACGAACAGGAACTGTTTTTTATAATCCGTTTGTTAAAAGAGAACTCTCGCAATTACATTATAATAGGCCGCGGAACAAACACCCTTTTTAAAGATGCAAGGATCAGCTTTCCCGTCATATCTTTTAAAAAGGGATTTCGGCATATAAAAGAAATAGATTATCCGGCAGAGAAAAAGGATAATTCTAAAATAAGTTTAAGAGCAGGTTCAGGCGTAGCTTTATCCCAAGTTTTAAACTATGCCGTAAAAAATTGTTTAAGCGGATGCGAATTCTTTTTTGGGATTCCCGGTACTTTAGGTGGAGCGGTTAGAATGAACGCAGGGTCTAAGGAAAGCGTGGCGGGGAATATCGTAGAGGGTATAGAAATTATTACTAAGGAAGGGATTAAATTAAATATCGAAAAAAAGGACTTGCAATTTTCATACCGTAATCTTGATGTCAATGGCGTGGGCGAAGGTTACTTTATTACAGGGGTAACTTTATCGCTGAACAGGTCGGACAAATCAAAGATAGCAGATAATATAAATCTTTTCAAAGAAAGAAAGTTAAGACAGCCGTTGGGGGAATATTCTTTAGGTTGTATTTTTAAAAATCCCGAAGGCGATTCAGCGGGAAAAATTATCGAGGAAATCGGGTTTAAGGGTTTTTCTAACGGAGATGCGGCAGTGTCGGATAAACATGCTAATTTCATAATAAACAAAGGCATGGCCAGTGCGGAAGATATACTTGAATTAATAAAGAACATCCAAAAAACGGCATTATTACGGAAGGGCATAAAATTAAGCACGGAAATAAAGATAATCTGA
- the murF gene encoding UDP-N-acetylmuramoyl-tripeptide--D-alanyl-D-alanine ligase translates to MKIEYNLTLDEILNCTGGKTVIAGDGATPLVFNEIFTDSREVPPQRKGAQFSIFIAFKGKTFNGESFVDSVFKKGTPCAIVSWSFLEDYDISDYGGKIIIAVDDTVDAYGSIAKMYLSRFNLKKKIAITGSCGKTTTKDMVYKILSGKYGAPAVLRNIYNFNNLIGVPKTILGLNANHEFLILEIGTNKKGEIKKLAEIISPDIGAITNIGKSHLLEFKDLEGVLEEKFALASSLKEDSYLVLNADDEMLGDKYRTVPGINFLSFGFGQKRGTDIICGNIGYERDYTRMLILFKGKKYPANVKFKGEHLIYDFLCALLIGYICGVDIDSGIKALEYFDLPDGRMQIIDNPSREYVLINDTYNSNPDSLKASLNSINVYYPDKKKILVLGDMLELGDSSETEHFNAGQEAAKSADYIFYKGDYYDNVKEGLLKAGFDTGKLFLFDDKDIFEEKFLKLDKKNSVVLVKGSRGMKLEKYFNFNI, encoded by the coding sequence ATGAAAATAGAATATAATTTGACATTAGACGAAATTTTAAATTGTACCGGCGGAAAAACCGTAATAGCCGGAGACGGAGCGACTCCCCTTGTTTTTAACGAAATATTTACGGATTCAAGGGAAGTTCCGCCGCAGCGGAAGGGCGCCCAATTTTCAATTTTTATAGCATTCAAGGGAAAGACCTTTAACGGCGAAAGCTTTGTCGATTCCGTTTTCAAAAAAGGGACGCCGTGCGCCATTGTTTCATGGAGTTTTCTCGAAGATTACGATATATCCGATTACGGGGGTAAAATTATTATAGCGGTTGACGATACGGTGGATGCTTACGGCAGTATAGCCAAGATGTACTTGAGCCGGTTTAATTTGAAAAAAAAGATTGCGATAACCGGTTCCTGCGGCAAAACGACGACGAAGGATATGGTTTATAAAATATTATCCGGAAAATACGGCGCCCCGGCGGTGCTGAGAAATATTTATAATTTCAATAACCTTATAGGCGTTCCAAAAACTATTTTAGGATTAAACGCAAACCATGAATTTCTTATTCTGGAGATAGGAACGAATAAAAAAGGGGAAATAAAAAAACTTGCGGAAATTATATCCCCCGATATAGGAGCGATAACCAATATCGGCAAATCTCATCTTTTGGAGTTTAAAGACCTCGAAGGAGTGCTTGAAGAAAAATTTGCTTTGGCTTCAAGCCTGAAAGAGGACTCTTATTTAGTATTAAACGCCGATGACGAAATGCTCGGGGACAAATATCGGACGGTGCCCGGTATTAATTTTCTTTCATTCGGATTCGGGCAAAAAAGGGGGACGGATATCATATGCGGCAATATCGGATACGAAAGGGATTATACGAGGATGCTTATCTTGTTTAAAGGTAAAAAGTATCCCGCGAATGTCAAGTTTAAAGGGGAACATTTAATATACGATTTTTTGTGCGCGCTCTTAATCGGGTATATTTGCGGAGTAGATATCGACTCAGGCATAAAGGCTTTAGAATATTTTGATCTTCCGGACGGAAGAATGCAGATAATCGATAATCCGTCGAGGGAATATGTATTGATTAACGACACTTATAATTCGAATCCCGATTCGTTAAAGGCATCGTTAAATTCGATAAATGTCTATTACCCCGATAAAAAAAAGATATTAGTTTTGGGAGATATGTTAGAACTGGGAGATTCTTCCGAAACCGAACATTTTAACGCGGGACAAGAAGCGGCCAAGTCCGCCGATTATATTTTTTATAAAGGCGATTATTACGATAATGTAAAAGAAGGGCTTTTAAAAGCGGGATTTGATACAGGCAAACTTTTTTTATTCGACGATAAAGATATTTTCGAAGAAAAATTTTTAAAACTAGATAAAAAAAATAGCGTTGTTCTGGTAAAAGGCTCGAGAGGAATGAAGCTGGAAAAATATTTTAATTTCAATATATAA